A region from the Pseudomonas sp. KU26590 genome encodes:
- a CDS encoding crotonase/enoyl-CoA hydratase family protein, translated as MSDYSAFNVELTDHIAHVQINRPEKINAMNAAFWQEIVEIFRWIEDTDDVRAVVLSGAGKHFSSGIDLTLLASVASELGKDVGRNARLLRRKILQMQESFSVVDRCSKPVLAAIQGYCIGGAIDLVSACDMRYAADDALFSIREIDMGMAADVGTLQRLPRLIGDGMMREMAYTGRNVGAEEALRIGLVNRTFADLPQLLEGVFAIARDIASKSPIAISGSKRMIGYMRDHSVDDGLEYVATWNAAMLQSADLKLAMVAHMSKQKPVFDN; from the coding sequence GTGTCTGACTACAGTGCGTTCAACGTCGAACTGACCGACCACATTGCCCATGTGCAAATCAATCGCCCGGAAAAAATCAACGCGATGAACGCGGCGTTCTGGCAAGAGATCGTCGAGATTTTCCGCTGGATCGAAGACACCGATGACGTCCGCGCAGTGGTGCTCAGTGGCGCCGGCAAACACTTTTCATCGGGCATCGACCTGACCCTGCTGGCGTCGGTGGCCAGCGAGCTGGGCAAGGACGTGGGTCGGAACGCCCGCCTGCTGCGGCGCAAGATCCTGCAGATGCAGGAATCCTTCAGCGTCGTCGACCGTTGCAGCAAACCGGTGCTCGCCGCTATTCAGGGCTATTGCATTGGCGGCGCGATTGACTTGGTCAGCGCCTGTGACATGCGCTATGCGGCGGACGATGCGTTGTTTTCCATTCGCGAAATCGACATGGGCATGGCGGCAGACGTCGGCACCTTGCAGCGCCTGCCGCGATTGATCGGCGACGGCATGATGCGCGAAATGGCCTACACCGGGCGCAACGTCGGCGCCGAAGAAGCGCTGCGCATTGGCCTGGTCAACCGCACGTTCGCTGATCTGCCGCAGTTGCTCGAAGGCGTGTTCGCCATCGCCCGGGACATCGCGAGCAAATCACCCATCGCCATCAGCGGCAGCAAGCGCATGATTGGCTACATGCGCGATCACAGCGTGGACGATGGGCTCGAATACGTTGCCACCTGGAACGCTGCCATGTTGCAATCAGCCGACCTGAAGCTGGCGATGGTGGCTCACATGAGCAAACAGAAGCCGGTCTTCGATAATTGA
- the nudC gene encoding NAD(+) diphosphatase, with protein sequence MTPPKRWTTAVLDVQAPGGWAVVQSDQGFLKDSNGVLFPREWLKRQDLPLMHEHGIGHFDGEPVYVQTLGDSQALALEGTQWQTLRQFMLADDADVFQMLGYAAQISTWAREHRFCGSCGQPAQQVPGERAMYCPHCDLRAYPRISPSMIVLITRGDEVLLARSPRFVSGVYSTLAGFAEPGESAEDCVRREVMEEVQVTVRNIQYKGSQCWPFPHSMMLGFHAEYDSGEIVPQADEIEDAQWFSIHDLPPLPASRSIARYLIDLYLAQRSGSVEPVLPGQADG encoded by the coding sequence ATGACGCCCCCGAAGCGTTGGACCACCGCCGTGCTTGATGTCCAGGCGCCCGGCGGTTGGGCTGTGGTTCAGAGTGACCAGGGCTTTTTGAAGGACAGCAACGGCGTGCTGTTCCCGCGCGAATGGCTGAAGCGGCAGGACTTGCCCCTGATGCACGAGCACGGCATTGGCCATTTCGATGGCGAGCCGGTGTATGTGCAGACGCTTGGGGATTCGCAGGCATTGGCGCTGGAGGGTACGCAGTGGCAGACCCTGCGTCAGTTCATGCTTGCGGACGACGCCGATGTGTTCCAGATGCTCGGCTACGCGGCGCAGATCAGCACATGGGCCCGCGAACACCGTTTTTGTGGCAGTTGCGGCCAACCGGCCCAGCAGGTGCCGGGCGAGCGGGCGATGTATTGCCCGCACTGCGATCTGCGCGCTTATCCGCGGATCTCGCCGAGCATGATCGTGCTGATCACCCGCGGCGATGAGGTGCTACTGGCGCGTTCACCGCGTTTCGTGAGCGGGGTCTACAGCACCCTGGCCGGTTTCGCCGAGCCGGGTGAGTCGGCCGAGGACTGTGTAAGGCGCGAGGTGATGGAAGAGGTCCAGGTGACCGTCAGGAACATCCAGTACAAGGGCAGCCAGTGCTGGCCGTTCCCGCACTCGATGATGCTGGGCTTTCACGCTGAATACGACAGTGGCGAAATCGTGCCCCAGGCAGACGAAATCGAAGACGCCCAGTGGTTCAGCATCCATGACCTGCCGCCGTTGCCGGCCAGTCGCTCGATTGCGCGCTACCTGATCGATCTGTATCTGGCCCAGCGCTCAGGCTCAGTTGAACCAGTGCTGCCAGGCCAGGCGGACGGTTAA
- a CDS encoding TSUP family transporter: MPFELTVEPTTLLVLAVVAFVAGFIDAIAGGGGLLTTPALLTAGLPPHLVLGTNKLSSTFGSATAGYTFYRRKLFHPAQWKRALIGTAVGALIGAVVAHYLPAELLNQMLPVIVFGCGLYLLFGGTPKAPLDSNAPIKTKWQLPQGLGLGFYDGVAGPGTGAFWTVSTLLIYPVDLVKASGVARSMNFVSNAAALMIFAINGSVDWVIGFTMGLAVMAGAFLGAKTAIKGGAKFIRPVFITVVLGLTVRLAWQHWFN, translated from the coding sequence ATGCCGTTCGAACTCACCGTTGAACCCACCACCTTGCTGGTGCTGGCTGTCGTTGCCTTTGTCGCCGGTTTCATCGATGCCATTGCCGGCGGCGGCGGTCTGTTGACCACGCCTGCCCTACTCACCGCCGGGCTGCCGCCGCATTTGGTGCTGGGCACCAACAAGCTCAGCTCGACCTTCGGCTCGGCCACCGCCGGCTACACATTCTACCGTCGCAAGCTGTTCCACCCGGCGCAGTGGAAACGCGCGCTGATCGGTACGGCAGTGGGTGCGCTGATCGGTGCGGTGGTTGCCCATTATCTGCCGGCCGAACTGCTCAACCAGATGCTTCCGGTGATCGTGTTCGGCTGCGGGCTGTACCTGCTGTTCGGCGGCACCCCCAAGGCGCCACTGGACAGCAATGCGCCGATCAAAACCAAATGGCAGCTACCCCAAGGCCTTGGGCTGGGTTTCTACGACGGCGTGGCCGGTCCCGGCACCGGGGCGTTCTGGACCGTCAGCACGCTGCTGATCTACCCGGTGGATCTGGTGAAGGCCAGCGGCGTCGCGCGCAGCATGAACTTCGTCAGCAACGCCGCCGCATTGATGATCTTCGCCATCAACGGCTCGGTGGACTGGGTGATCGGGTTTACGATGGGACTGGCGGTAATGGCCGGCGCCTTTCTGGGCGCTAAAACCGCCATCAAGGGCGGCGCCAAGTTCATCCGCCCTGTGTTCATCACCGTGGTGCTGGGCTTAACCGTCCGCCTGGCCTGGCAGCACTGGTTCAACTGA
- a CDS encoding DNA/RNA non-specific endonuclease has product MPTHNAQVDLAHRPRLADLQPITAAPSSHASALRSTPQGRVTPASQLEGRSGYSGDFLGEFVVPWPTTSTPDDVFPLGNPDNRLDYTHFSISMSRSRRIALYVGVNIEGGSSVEIVRSQDAWAYDGRLPVEAQIGDDLYRDNLLDRGHLVRRQDPNWGGEAQTANQDTFHFTNCSPQMSAFNQKTWLELEDFILDNTRRWKERATVFTGPVLRSDDPLYRGVQIPRAFWKVVAFLGDDGKPSASAYLIDQTRELGKLELVFGALRTYRRSVAQIEQLTGISFGALARYDGFSNEEQITGTRIEALIQRPEDIRL; this is encoded by the coding sequence ATGCCGACACACAACGCTCAGGTGGATCTCGCCCATCGCCCCCGTCTTGCTGATCTTCAGCCCATCACCGCCGCCCCGTCATCCCATGCCAGCGCGCTGCGATCAACCCCGCAAGGGCGGGTCACGCCGGCGTCGCAACTGGAAGGTCGGTCAGGCTACAGCGGTGATTTTCTCGGGGAATTCGTCGTGCCCTGGCCGACGACATCAACGCCTGACGACGTGTTTCCCCTGGGCAACCCGGACAACCGTCTGGACTACACGCATTTCTCGATCAGCATGTCCCGGAGTCGGCGCATCGCGCTGTACGTCGGGGTGAACATCGAGGGGGGCAGCAGCGTCGAGATCGTGCGGAGTCAGGACGCGTGGGCTTACGACGGCCGCCTGCCGGTCGAGGCGCAGATTGGCGACGATCTGTACCGCGACAACCTGCTGGATCGCGGTCATCTGGTTCGCCGGCAGGACCCCAACTGGGGCGGCGAGGCGCAGACCGCCAATCAGGACACCTTCCACTTCACCAACTGCTCGCCGCAGATGTCTGCCTTCAACCAGAAAACCTGGCTGGAGCTCGAAGACTTTATCCTGGACAACACCCGCCGCTGGAAAGAGCGCGCCACGGTCTTCACCGGGCCGGTCCTGCGCAGTGACGACCCGCTGTACCGGGGCGTACAAATCCCCCGAGCCTTCTGGAAAGTCGTCGCGTTCCTTGGCGATGACGGCAAACCTTCGGCCAGCGCGTACCTGATCGACCAGACCCGCGAGCTGGGCAAGCTGGAACTGGTCTTCGGTGCACTGAGGACCTATCGACGCAGCGTCGCTCAGATCGAGCAGCTCACCGGCATCAGCTTCGGGGCGCTGGCGCGGTACGACGGTTTCTCCAATGAAGAACAGATCACCGGCACCCGCATCGAAGCGCTGATTCAACGGCCGGAGGATATTCGGCTGTAG
- a CDS encoding molecular chaperone HscC, whose protein sequence is MIVGIDLGTTNSLVAVWKDDASVLVPNALGELLTPSVVGLDDEGRILVGQAARERLHTHPSLTTALFKRHMGSAHTTALGDHAFRPEELSALVLRSLKEDVERAYGETVVEAVISVPAYFSDAQRKATRIAGELAGLKVEKLINEPTAAALAFGLPQHGKECSFLVFDLGGGTFDVSILELFEGVMEVRASAGDNFLGGEDFDRLLAEAFVRTQAGQPGFPAPESIAHALHREAQRLRIALGQVRSDAFVLRVDGQQWQQTFTQEDMAALYAPLLERLRNPVERAMRDAKLQVGDLDEILLVGGTTRMPLVRKLAAAMFGRFPSIQLNPDEAVAHGAAIQAALKSRDAALEEVVLTDVCSYTLGIATSHQVGQHFEGGHYLPIIERNTTVPVSRVETVCPVDDTQTSVMVKIFQGESRLVRDNIPLGELEIPLPPRSGGNLNLDVRFTYDNNGILECQVTIPSTGEQFALVIENNPGVLSPKEIAQRLQALAALKVHPRDQQINTLLMARLEHLYQESLGARRELIDNWASQFQRALDSQDERIIRQTRTELDERLGQLERGGWH, encoded by the coding sequence ATGATCGTCGGGATTGACCTCGGCACGACCAACAGCCTGGTCGCGGTCTGGAAAGACGATGCCAGTGTGCTGGTGCCGAACGCGCTGGGCGAGTTACTCACCCCCTCCGTGGTCGGCCTGGACGACGAGGGTCGGATTCTGGTCGGCCAGGCCGCTCGCGAACGCCTGCACACCCACCCTTCCCTGACCACTGCGTTGTTCAAACGCCACATGGGCAGCGCCCACACGACGGCCCTCGGCGACCACGCGTTTCGTCCCGAAGAGCTTTCCGCACTGGTGCTCAGGAGCCTCAAGGAAGACGTCGAGCGTGCCTATGGCGAAACCGTCGTCGAGGCGGTCATCAGCGTCCCGGCCTACTTCAGCGACGCCCAACGCAAAGCCACGCGCATCGCAGGGGAACTGGCCGGCCTCAAAGTCGAAAAGCTGATCAACGAGCCCACCGCCGCGGCGCTGGCGTTCGGCTTGCCGCAGCACGGCAAGGAATGTTCGTTTCTGGTGTTCGACCTGGGTGGCGGGACGTTTGACGTGTCGATCCTCGAGCTGTTCGAGGGCGTGATGGAAGTGCGCGCCAGTGCGGGGGACAACTTCCTCGGTGGTGAAGATTTTGACCGGCTGCTGGCCGAGGCTTTCGTTCGCACCCAGGCCGGGCAGCCAGGCTTCCCCGCCCCCGAATCAATCGCTCACGCGCTGCACCGCGAAGCCCAACGCCTGCGCATCGCGCTGGGCCAGGTGCGCAGTGACGCGTTCGTGCTGCGCGTGGATGGCCAGCAATGGCAGCAGACCTTCACCCAGGAGGACATGGCCGCGCTGTATGCGCCGTTGCTCGAGCGGCTGCGCAATCCGGTCGAACGGGCCATGCGCGATGCCAAGCTGCAGGTCGGCGATCTGGACGAAATCCTGTTGGTCGGCGGCACCACGCGTATGCCGCTGGTGCGCAAACTGGCAGCGGCCATGTTCGGACGCTTTCCTTCGATTCAGCTCAACCCGGACGAAGCCGTGGCCCACGGCGCGGCGATACAGGCGGCGTTGAAATCCCGGGATGCGGCCCTGGAAGAAGTAGTCTTGACCGACGTCTGCTCCTACACCCTGGGTATCGCGACCTCACACCAGGTCGGTCAGCATTTTGAGGGCGGGCACTATCTGCCGATCATCGAGCGCAACACCACCGTACCGGTCAGCCGGGTGGAAACGGTCTGTCCCGTCGACGACACACAAACCAGCGTGATGGTGAAGATTTTCCAGGGCGAAAGTCGCCTCGTGCGCGACAACATACCCTTGGGGGAACTGGAAATACCGCTACCGCCGCGCAGCGGTGGCAACCTCAACCTCGATGTACGGTTTACCTACGACAACAACGGCATTCTCGAGTGTCAGGTCACCATTCCCAGCACCGGCGAGCAGTTTGCACTGGTCATCGAAAACAACCCCGGCGTGCTCAGCCCCAAAGAAATTGCCCAGCGCCTGCAAGCACTCGCTGCGCTCAAGGTTCATCCGCGTGATCAGCAGATCAACACGCTGTTGATGGCGCGCCTGGAGCATCTCTATCAGGAGAGCCTGGGCGCGCGCCGCGAGCTGATCGATAACTGGGCAAGCCAGTTTCAGCGCGCCCTCGACAGTCAGGACGAGCGGATCATCCGGCAGACGCGCACCGAGCTGGACGAGCGGCTTGGCCAGCTGGAACGCGGCGGTTGGCACTGA
- a CDS encoding DUF3053 domain-containing protein — MTVSFSRHWLLALALPLLLTACGSSEPDQRAAFKQFLQTRIIDKPGVHVPKLTPDESKSFGDYTQHYAVITDFNSGMDASIKPLNGFVQKGAFHSLSDVIERRDDLKTVQTGLNDLVVQLKQALAKADTAHAQLKQPDDLKTVYDSAYDRTVTLPANTLLTVMPQVNGTFESSLKVADYVDAHKAQIQINGSVIQVTDPKVQAELNTLLQDLNTKAKVVQEAQTRMQTVMSGR, encoded by the coding sequence ATGACCGTCTCATTCAGCCGCCACTGGTTACTCGCCCTCGCACTGCCGCTGCTACTGACCGCCTGCGGCAGCAGCGAGCCAGACCAGCGCGCTGCATTCAAGCAGTTCCTGCAAACCCGCATCATCGACAAGCCGGGTGTGCACGTGCCCAAGCTGACCCCGGATGAATCGAAATCTTTCGGCGATTACACCCAGCACTACGCCGTGATCACTGACTTCAACAGTGGTATGGACGCCAGCATCAAACCCCTCAACGGCTTCGTGCAGAAAGGCGCGTTCCATTCATTGAGTGACGTGATCGAGCGCCGCGATGATCTCAAGACGGTGCAAACCGGCTTGAACGACCTGGTCGTGCAGCTCAAGCAAGCGTTGGCCAAAGCTGACACAGCCCACGCCCAGCTCAAGCAGCCTGACGATCTGAAAACGGTGTATGACAGCGCCTATGATCGCACCGTCACCTTACCGGCCAACACGCTCCTGACTGTTATGCCGCAAGTCAACGGCACCTTCGAATCGAGCCTTAAAGTGGCCGACTACGTCGATGCTCACAAAGCGCAGATCCAGATCAATGGCTCGGTGATTCAAGTGACAGACCCCAAGGTGCAGGCTGAATTGAACACACTGCTGCAGGACCTGAATACCAAGGCCAAGGTGGTTCAGGAAGCGCAGACGCGCATGCAGACGGTTATGTCGGGTCGCTGA
- a CDS encoding M48 family metallopeptidase, producing MKKLKLIAVLVLFPLALNLLGVWELQRSTDNRLTYAGYQADLDRARPELQAIADKSGSRPVMVDVGDGEKMEVKEALSRVADLQDELDTLLPLTDVMVWLAIGVITLGLLAALMGGVGLLALNWAGRRAMQSREQLLHSFTRVTRLLPFVLVGHVVVIGAAIAALVAFEALNVWHAGQLSAGEMKFMFFAMVLVAGCLYSIWQMGTQLRVMLNMFQPTPMDVMGEAVTAEQAPVLWAYVKDLAQKLGALPPDHIVLGMAAGFYVTSGDITLAPANTTLTGRTLHVPLVYLGILDEAETTAVIGHELGHFAGADTEFSMRFVPIYHGIERSLVVIGQTLVDSEWLQRATLHPAFMLGAYFMESFDHAVMHWSRVRELEADAAGAQLAGNLAAASALVRISAIDPLLQERLAAHITQATRPTPEHVSVNDLPTTVLHEIAAMPLTLPEEEMATQLPHPSDTHPSNGERVASLKVSVDDAVRSGTRPLDASLACGAMDRYFAQPDVLRGRLTDDYLTHHVQQDATLVETLRTHAGNVTGDVALHEGARLRGQILLGFSGLLAVAGLILLLAPLLFPGAAGRDPQPFFVGAGIALFIMLCMLPFGLRLFRRAHKTALLLTPDHFVFANLKAPLPIRDIADFNLQVGNVVMLTILLEDNAPLPELTSRSFFAPDVALNKKKRWLMLPMSKFCRDDKKLKISELAELIGTYVNAGAARHLLQQRFEQGGEVSA from the coding sequence ATGAAAAAGCTGAAGCTTATCGCTGTACTGGTTTTATTCCCCCTTGCATTGAATCTGCTGGGGGTCTGGGAGCTGCAACGCAGCACCGACAACCGCCTGACCTACGCGGGTTATCAGGCTGACCTCGATCGGGCCCGTCCGGAACTCCAGGCCATTGCCGACAAAAGCGGTTCGCGTCCCGTGATGGTGGACGTCGGCGACGGCGAGAAAATGGAAGTGAAGGAGGCGTTGTCCCGCGTCGCTGATTTGCAGGACGAGCTGGACACGCTGCTGCCGCTGACCGACGTCATGGTCTGGCTTGCAATCGGTGTCATCACGCTGGGCTTGCTGGCTGCCCTGATGGGCGGGGTCGGTTTGCTCGCTTTGAACTGGGCGGGCCGACGGGCCATGCAGTCTCGTGAGCAACTGCTGCACAGCTTCACCCGTGTCACCAGACTGTTGCCCTTCGTTCTGGTCGGGCATGTGGTGGTCATAGGCGCAGCCATTGCCGCCCTCGTCGCGTTCGAGGCGCTGAACGTGTGGCACGCCGGGCAACTCTCCGCCGGCGAAATGAAGTTCATGTTCTTCGCCATGGTCCTCGTCGCAGGCTGCCTGTATTCCATCTGGCAGATGGGCACGCAATTGCGCGTCATGCTCAACATGTTCCAGCCCACGCCAATGGACGTGATGGGAGAGGCGGTCACCGCCGAACAGGCGCCGGTGCTCTGGGCTTACGTGAAGGATCTGGCCCAGAAACTCGGCGCACTGCCGCCCGATCACATCGTGTTGGGCATGGCCGCCGGCTTTTACGTCACCTCCGGCGACATCACCCTCGCGCCGGCCAACACCACTTTGACGGGCCGCACCCTGCATGTGCCGCTGGTGTACCTGGGCATCCTCGATGAAGCCGAAACCACCGCGGTCATCGGCCACGAGCTGGGGCATTTTGCCGGCGCGGATACCGAGTTCAGCATGCGTTTCGTGCCGATTTACCACGGCATCGAGCGCAGCCTGGTGGTGATCGGCCAGACCCTGGTTGACAGTGAATGGCTGCAACGCGCGACCCTGCACCCGGCGTTCATGCTGGGTGCCTACTTCATGGAAAGCTTCGACCACGCGGTGATGCACTGGAGCCGTGTGCGCGAGCTGGAAGCCGATGCCGCCGGTGCGCAGCTGGCGGGCAATCTGGCTGCCGCTTCGGCGCTGGTGCGTATTTCCGCCATCGATCCTTTATTGCAAGAGCGTCTGGCCGCCCACATCACCCAGGCAACCCGACCGACGCCCGAGCATGTGTCGGTCAATGATCTGCCAACCACTGTTCTGCACGAGATTGCGGCAATGCCGCTGACCCTGCCGGAAGAGGAAATGGCCACGCAGCTGCCGCATCCATCAGACACGCATCCTTCGAACGGCGAGCGCGTGGCGTCTCTCAAGGTGTCGGTCGACGATGCCGTACGCAGTGGCACGCGGCCGCTGGATGCATCGCTAGCCTGTGGGGCGATGGATCGCTATTTCGCCCAGCCCGACGTGTTGCGCGGTCGCCTTACGGACGATTATCTGACCCATCACGTCCAACAGGACGCCACCCTCGTGGAGACGTTGCGCACCCACGCCGGCAACGTAACCGGGGACGTTGCACTGCACGAAGGGGCGCGCTTGCGGGGGCAGATCCTGCTCGGGTTCAGTGGCCTGCTGGCAGTGGCGGGACTGATCCTGCTGCTTGCGCCGCTGCTGTTTCCAGGTGCTGCGGGACGTGACCCGCAGCCGTTTTTCGTCGGTGCCGGCATTGCTCTGTTCATCATGCTGTGCATGCTGCCCTTCGGGTTGCGCTTGTTCAGGCGTGCGCATAAAACCGCGCTGCTGCTGACGCCGGATCACTTTGTGTTCGCCAACCTCAAAGCGCCGCTGCCGATTCGCGACATTGCCGACTTCAATCTGCAGGTAGGAAATGTCGTCATGCTGACGATCCTGCTCGAAGACAACGCACCCCTGCCGGAGCTGACCTCCCGCTCGTTCTTCGCGCCGGATGTGGCGCTGAACAAGAAGAAACGGTGGCTGATGTTGCCGATGAGCAAATTCTGCCGCGATGACAAAAAGCTCAAGATCTCCGAGCTGGCCGAACTGATCGGGACCTACGTCAACGCCGGTGCCGCGCGGCATTTGCTGCAGCAGCGGTTTGAGCAGGGTGGGGAAGTGAGTGCGTGA
- a CDS encoding right-handed parallel beta-helix repeat-containing protein produces the protein MTLQFNVRDFGAVGDGHTSDTAAIQAAIDAAAKAGGGNVYIPAGTWSLTPGDKPADGALMLKSNVFIKGEGMGTTVLKLADGTDQAVTGIIRSASGEATHDFGVSNLTLDGNRVATSGKVDGWYNGFLPGQPGQDSNVTLSGVEIRDCSGYGFDPHERTANMLIENSVSHGNGLDGFVADYLIDSTFRNNLAYDNDRHGFNIVTTTHDLALLKNVSHDNGGGGIVVQRGSENIPSPYHISIEGGEVYGNAAEGVLVKLSNGVDISGVDIHHNGTSGVRVYGSTDVEVRGNLIHENAQKAGIPEVLIQPFDDRGGVSGKLHPADHNTFVDNIITGGDNSTFGVAEESSQTGSTSVYGNTFAHLQQGEVSLQGTGDHVGTNPVLNAIDGGNGGDAIVGTASADSINGKDGADTLNGGSGADLLWGGAGHDRLLGGSGNDTLVGGADADVLFGGAGSDLFRFASVSDSYRTSTASHADRIGDFDAAHDTIDVSGLGFTGFGDGHDGTLKFTTNAEHTRVYLKGLDADVQGHRFELVLDGDFGAGLPSKSMVFADAPASLARTSTTADAVSVELVGVAQDHPDVALV, from the coding sequence ATGACACTGCAATTCAATGTCCGGGATTTCGGCGCGGTCGGTGATGGGCATACGTCTGACACCGCGGCCATTCAAGCCGCCATCGATGCCGCAGCAAAAGCAGGCGGCGGTAATGTGTATATTCCTGCCGGCACCTGGTCCCTGACCCCAGGCGACAAACCCGCCGACGGCGCGCTGATGCTCAAAAGCAATGTGTTCATCAAAGGCGAGGGCATGGGCACCACGGTGCTCAAGCTGGCCGATGGCACCGATCAGGCGGTCACCGGCATCATCCGCTCGGCGAGCGGCGAAGCGACCCATGATTTCGGCGTCAGTAACCTCACCCTCGACGGCAACCGAGTTGCCACCAGCGGCAAGGTCGATGGCTGGTACAACGGCTTTCTGCCAGGCCAACCGGGTCAGGACTCCAATGTCACGCTCTCCGGCGTCGAGATCCGCGATTGCTCGGGCTACGGCTTCGACCCCCACGAGCGCACGGCGAACATGCTCATCGAAAACAGCGTGTCCCACGGCAACGGCCTGGACGGGTTCGTCGCCGATTACCTGATCGACAGCACGTTTCGCAATAACCTGGCTTACGACAATGACCGTCACGGTTTCAACATCGTCACGACCACCCACGATTTGGCGCTGCTGAAAAACGTTTCCCACGACAATGGCGGCGGCGGCATCGTCGTCCAGCGTGGCAGCGAAAACATTCCCTCGCCGTACCACATCAGCATCGAGGGCGGCGAGGTGTACGGCAATGCGGCGGAAGGCGTGTTGGTAAAACTGTCCAATGGCGTTGATATCAGCGGCGTGGACATTCACCACAACGGCACGTCCGGCGTGCGTGTCTATGGCAGCACCGACGTTGAGGTTCGCGGCAATCTGATTCACGAGAACGCGCAGAAAGCCGGCATCCCTGAAGTGCTGATCCAGCCGTTTGACGATCGCGGCGGCGTCTCCGGGAAGCTTCATCCGGCTGACCACAACACCTTCGTCGACAACATCATTACGGGCGGCGACAACAGCACCTTCGGCGTGGCCGAGGAGAGCAGTCAGACCGGCAGCACCTCGGTTTACGGCAACACCTTCGCTCATCTTCAGCAGGGCGAGGTATCACTGCAAGGCACGGGCGATCACGTCGGCACCAACCCCGTGCTGAATGCTATCGACGGCGGGAATGGCGGCGATGCCATCGTCGGAACGGCCAGCGCCGACTCGATCAATGGCAAGGACGGGGCAGACACCCTCAATGGCGGATCCGGGGCCGACCTGCTCTGGGGCGGCGCCGGCCATGACCGACTGCTGGGCGGCAGCGGCAACGACACCCTGGTCGGCGGCGCCGATGCCGACGTGCTGTTTGGCGGCGCAGGTTCGGATCTGTTCCGGTTTGCCTCGGTGTCCGACAGCTACCGGACGTCGACTGCCAGCCATGCCGACCGCATCGGCGACTTCGATGCCGCCCACGACACAATCGACGTCTCGGGCCTCGGCTTTACCGGATTTGGCGACGGCCACGACGGCACGTTGAAGTTCACCACCAACGCCGAGCACACCCGGGTTTATCTCAAGGGCCTGGACGCCGACGTGCAAGGGCATCGGTTCGAACTGGTACTGGACGGTGATTTCGGTGCCGGTCTCCCTTCAAAATCGATGGTATTTGCCGACGCCCCAGCGTCGTTGGCCCGTACATCAACCACAGCGGACGCGGTGTCAGTGGAGCTGGTAGGGGTGGCGCAGGATCATCCAGATGTCGCGCTCGTTTGA